Proteins encoded by one window of Lathyrus oleraceus cultivar Zhongwan6 chromosome 1, CAAS_Psat_ZW6_1.0, whole genome shotgun sequence:
- the LOC127125827 gene encoding uncharacterized protein LOC127125827: protein MEDKSTLSLKIKTEDEKEGDAKEDKTELEVELKVKNKSVEKKKKHKDEKKADDSEDIGEDGGEEEKDKKKKEKKEKDEKSGTKKHKEKDSKDGEENSEMKEMGKSKEKKEKVEVVSQDKNSKDNEDDGGNKEKKKDEKKEKNDKDEEIETRKNKGKEDEGVDSEEKNKKSKKKEEKEKHKGEDAEKQKGKGEEDGGEENKKKKDKKEKEKDRDEKKKNKDGDVEKQKGKGEEDDGEDNYKKKKDKKEKEKNKDLKIKPEKDAEKTDEGKEKNDKKKKEKKGKGEEEEGEKDGKKVIKKKEKKDDKGEVASRELVEQKIEKKEEDEEKDDEKEGKEKKKKEDKDKCGKKRKLTGKDKPKDVNKLKQKLEKINGKIEALLEEKTNIEKQIKEAEGEGNVVIEKVE from the coding sequence ATGGAAGACAAATCAACTCTCTCCCTAAAGATCAAGACTGAAGATGAAAAAGAAGGGGATGCGAAGGAAGATAAGACTGAGTTAGAAGTAGAACTGAAGGTTAAAAACAAATCAGTAGAGAAAAAGAAAAAGCATAAGGATGAAAAGAAAGCAGATGATTCGGAAGATATTGGCGAAGACGGTGGTGAGGAGGAAAAGGATAagaagaaaaaggaaaagaaagaaaaagacGAAAAAAGTGGCACAAAGAAGCACAAAGAGAAAGACAGCAAGGATGGGGAGGAGAATTCGGAAATGAAAGAAATGGGGAAGAGTaaggaaaagaaagaaaaggtcGAAGTAGTTTCCCAGGATAAAAATAGTAAAGACAATGAAGATGATGGTGGCAACAAGGAGAAAAAGAAGGACGAGAAGAAGGAGAAAAATGACAAGGACGAAGAAATTGAAACAAGGAAGAACAAGGGGAAAGAAGATGAAGGAGTGGATAGTGAAGAGAAGAACAAAAAGAGCAAAAAGAAAGAGGAGAAGGAAAAGCACAAGGGTGAAGATGCGGAGAAACAGAAGGGAAAGGGAGAAGAGGACGGTGGTGAAGAGAATAAGAAGAAAAAGGAtaagaaagaaaaagagaaggacAGGGATGAGAAGAAAAAGAACAAGGACGGAGATGTGGAGAAACAGAAGGGAAAGGGAGAAGAGGATGACGGCGAAGATAATTATAAGAAGAAAAAGGAtaagaaagaaaaagagaagaacAAAGATTTGAAAATCAAGCCAGAGAAAGATGCAGAAAAAACTGATGAAGGAAAGGAGAAAAatgataaaaagaaaaaagaaaagaaaggcAAAGGTGAGGAAGAAGAGGGTGAGAAAGATGGGAAAAAAGTAAtaaaaaagaaagagaagaaaGATGACAAGGGTGAAGTTGCTTCAAGGGAGTTGGTTGAACAAAAGATTGAGAAGAAAGAGGAAGACGAGGAAAAAGATGACGAGAAGGAAGggaaagagaagaagaaaaaagaagaCAAAGACAAATGCGGGAAGAAGAGAAAGTTAACTGGTAAGGACAAACCCAAGGATGTCAACAAGCTGAAGCAAAAGCTCGAAAAGATCAATGGAAAAATAGAAGCACTTCTTGAAGAAAAGACAAACAtagaaaaacaaataaaagaagCAGAAGGTGAAGGTAATGTAGTCATTGAGAAGGTTGAGTAG
- the LOC127125842 gene encoding syntaxin-132, translating to MNDLLTESFDIPRGQGRGGGDVELGDYARNSGELGLENFFKKVQELDKQYAKLDNLLRKLQDAHEESKGVSKAPAMKAIKQRMEKDVDEVKKTAHYLKTKVEELDKENLANRQKPGCGKGSAVDRSRTATTVSMKKKLKDKMAEFQILRESIHEEYREVVERRVFTVTGKQADEETIDRLIETGDSEQIFQKAIQEQGRGQIMDTLAEIHERHEAVRDVERKLLDLQQIFMDIAVLVDAQGDMLDNIESQVSSAVDHVQQGNNTLQKAKKLQKNSRKWMCIAIMILLIFVIIIVVSVIKPWVTKQGA from the exons ATGAACGATCTTCTTACG GAGTCGTTTGATATCCCCCGTGGCCAAGGTCGTGGAGGTGGTGACGTTGAGTTGGGAGACTATGCAAGGAATTCAGGAGAGCTTGGCTTGGAAAACTTCTTCAAAAAG GTTCAAGAGCTTGATAAACAATATGCTAAGCTGGATAACCTTTTGAGAAAGCTCCAG GACGCCCATGAAGAGTCCAAAGGTGTTAGCAAAGCTCCTGCTATGAAGG CGATAAAGCAGAGGATGGAGAAAGATGTTGATGAAGTTAAGAAAACTGCACATTACTtaaagaccaaggttgaagagCTGGACAAAGAA AATTTAGCTAATAGGCAGAAGCCTGGTTGTGGAAAAGGATCAGCTGTTGACCGGTCAAGAACAGCAACGACAGT TTCCATGAAGAAGAAACTGAAGGACAAGATGGCTGAATTTCAG ATCCTaagagaatccatccatgaagaATATCGCGAGGTTGTTGAGAGACGCGTATTTACAG TAACGGGCAAACAAGCTGATGAGGAG ACAATTGACAGATTAATTGAGACTGGAGACAGTGAACAAATTTTCCAGAAAGCAATTCAGGAACAAGGGCGAGGCCAG ATAATGGACACCCTGGCTGAAATTCATGAACGGCACGAAGCAGTCAGAGATGTTGAGAGGAAACTGCTTGATTTGCAGCAG ATATTTATGGATATTGCAGTGTTAGTTGATGCACAAGGAGACATGCTTGACAACATAGAATCACAG GTTTCAAGTGCAGTAGATCATGTGCAACAAGGAAATAATACCCTCCAAAAGGCAAAGAAACTGCAAAAAAACTCAAGAAAATGGATGTGTATTGCCATCATGATACTTCTCATTTTTGTTATAATCATTGTTGTTTCTGTCATCAAACCATGGGTCACCAAACAAGGTGCATAG
- the LOC127125809 gene encoding uncharacterized protein LOC127125809, whose protein sequence is MDKGRIFLVGLMLLHCWVVAMAEAEYLKYKDPKQPLNTRIKDLVDRMTLEEKIGQMVQIDRTVASADVMNKYYIGSVLSGGGSVPKPKASAKDWVDMVNEFQKGSLSTRLGIPMIYAIDAVHGHNNVYNATIFPHNVGLGATRDPQLVKKIGDATALEVRATGIPYAFAPCIAVCRDPRWGRCYESYSEDHKVVQAMTEIIPGLQGDLPPNSQKGVPFVAGNKKVAACAKHYVGDGGTTRGINENNTVATRHELLSIHMPAYYNSIIKGVSTIMVSYSSWNGEKMHANRDLITGFLKNTLRFRGFVISDWQGIDRITSPAHANYTYSIETGVNAGIDMIMIPYNYTEFIDGLTLLVKNNVIPISRIDDAVKRILRVKFVMGLFENPLADYSLADQLGSQEHRELAREAVRKSLVLLKNGENADKPLLPLPKKASKILVAGSHADNLGYQCGGWTIEWQGLSGNNVTSGTTILSAIKNTVDRDTEIVYQENPSLDYVKSNDFSYAIVVVGETPYAETNGDSLNLTISGKGAETINNVCGGVKCVVVLITGRPVVMLPYVDIIEGLVAAWLPGSEGYGVTDVLFGDYGFSGKLPRTWFKTVDQLPMNVGDSHYDPLFPFGFGLTTKGLY, encoded by the exons ATGGACAAAGGTAGAATATTTCTGGTGGGGCTTATGCTTTTGCATTGTTGGGTAGTAGCTATGGCAGAAGCTGAGTATTTGAAATACAAAGATCCGAAGCAACCATTGAATACTCGAATTAAGGATCTTGTTGATCGAATGACTTTGGAAGAGAAAATCGGTCAAATGGTTCAAATCGATCGAACAGTTGCTTCAGCTGATGTGATGAACAAGTATTACATTG GGAGTGTTTTAAGTGGTGGTGGAAGTGTTCCTAAACCAAAAGCTAGTGCAAAGGATTGGGTTGATATGGTGAATGAGTTTCAGAAAGGTTCATTATCAACTAGGCTTGGAATTCCAATGATATATGCAATTGATGCTGTTCATGGACATAACAATGTCTATAATGCTACTATTTTTCCACACAATGTTGGTTTAGGAGCTACAAG GGATCCTCAACTAGTGAAGAAAATCGGTGACGCGACTGCTCTTGAAGTCAGAGCAACCGGAATTCCATATGCCTTTGCGCCTTGCATCGCG GTCTGTAGAGATCCAAGATGGGGTCGATGTTATGAAAGTTATAGTGAAGATCACAAAGTTGTTCAAGCCATGACTGAGATCATTCCGGGATTGCAAGGTGACCTCCCTCCGAATTCACAAAAGGGTGTTCCATTTGTTGCTGGAAACAAGAAAGTAGCAGCTTGTGCAAAGCACTATGTTGGTGATGGCGGAACAACAAGAGGAATCAATGAGAACAACACAGTTGCAACCAGACATGAATTGCTTAGCATTCACATGCCAGCTTACTATAACTCTATTATCAAAGGTGTCTCAACCATCATGGTCTCTTACTCGAGTTGGAATGGAGAAAAAATGCATGCTAATCGCGATTTAATCACCGGTTTTCTCAAAAACACGCTCCGTTTCAGA GGTTTTGTCATATCAGATTGGCAGGGAATTGACAGGATAACTTCACCTGCTCATGCTAACTATACATATTCGATTGAAACCGGAGTCAATGCCGGTATTGACATG ATAATGATTCCATATAACTACACAGAATTCATAGATGGCTTAACCTTACTAGTGAAAAACAATGTCATACCTATCAGTAGAATTGATGATGCAGTGAAGAGAATTTTGAGAGTCAAGTTTGTGATGGGTCTATTTGAAAATCCCTTGGCTGATTACAGTCTCGCCGACCAGCTCGGGAGCCAG GAGCATAGAGAATTGGCTAGGGAAGCTGTGAGGAAATCATTGGTACTATTAAAGAACGGTGAAAATGCGGATAAGCCATTGCTTCCTCTTCCGAAAAAGGCTTCGAAAATACTTGTTGCCGGAAGTCATGCTGATAATCTAGGTTATCAATGTGGTGGATGGACTATTGAATGGCAAGGACTTAGCGGCAACAACGTTACTAGTGGTACAACAATTCTGAGTGCGATAAAAAACACAGTTGACAGAGACACGGAGATAGTTtatcaggagaatccatctctCGACTATGTGAAATCAAATGATTTTTCGTATGCAATTGTGGTAGTCGGAGAGACACCTTATGCCGAAACAAATGGCGACAGTTTGAACTTGACGATATCCGGTAAAGGAGCAGAAACGATAAACAATGTATGCGGCGGAGTGAAATGTGTGGTTGTGTTGATCACTGGTAGACCTGTGGTTATGTTACCATATGTTGACATAATTGAAGGACTTGTTGCTGCTTGGCTTCCTGGTAGTGAAGGTTATGGTGTTACTGATGTTTTGTTTGGTGATTATGGATTTAGTGGTAAACTTCCAAGGACATGGTTTAAGACTGTTGATCAGTTACCTATGAATGTTGGTGATTCTCATTATGATCCTTTGTTTCCATTTGGATTTGGTCTTACAACTAAAGGTCTTTATTAG